The Apium graveolens cultivar Ventura chromosome 6, ASM990537v1, whole genome shotgun sequence genome contains a region encoding:
- the LOC141664787 gene encoding uncharacterized protein LOC141664787: MASNNFSVSIPLFKGDHHNSWAIKMKSYLKAMSLWEAIESDVESIPLPQNPTAAQIKKHDEEVVREAKALSCLHSAVSEEIFTTIMGCDTPKEAWTKIKEEFEGNEQTKLMQILNLKREFEMMRMKNNEGVKEYGSRLMSIVNQIKLLGEDFSTQRIVDKFLVNLPERYETKVSLLEDTKDLSKLTVSELINSLHAVDQRRSMREEDIGGRNEGLLLAKASSSKGTGNKIQYNHCYKMGHEEKDCWHKGKLQCFKCKRYGHLEKNCRSQMDEEDMAHLIEGEPLL, encoded by the coding sequence ATGGCATCAAACAACTTCTCAGTCTCTATTCCATTGTTCAAAGGAGATCATCATAATTCATGGGCTATCAAAATGAAATCATATTTGAAAGCTATGAGTTTGTGGGAAGCAATTGAGAGTGATGTTGAGTCAATCCCTCTTCCACAAAATCCAACAGCAGCCCAAATCAAAAAACATGATGAAGAAGTGGTAAGAGAAGCAAAGGCACTTTCATGTCTACATTCGGCTGTGTCGGAAGAGATCTTTACAACTATTATGGGTTGTGATACTCCTAAAGAAGCATGGACAAAAATTAAGGAAGAATTTGAAGGCAACGAACAAACCAAACTGATGCAAATTCTGAACCTTAAGAGAGAGTTtgagatgatgagaatgaaaaaTAATGAAGGCGTCAAGGAATATGGGAGTAGATTGATGTCCATCGTTAACCAAATCAAATTACTTGGTGAAGACTTCTCAACTCAAAGAATTGTGGACAAATTTTTAGTGAATCTTCCCGAGAGGTATGAAACTAAAGTTTCCTTACTTGAAGATACTAAAGATCTCTCGAAATTAACTGTTTCAGAATTGATCAATTCACTTCACGCCGTGGACCAAAGGAGATCAATGAGGGAGGAAGATATTGGAGGAAGAAATGAGGGACTCCTATTAGCTAAAGCTTCATCCTCAAAAGGCACAGGCAACAAAATTCAATACAACCATTGTTATAAGATGGGTCATGAAGAAAAAGACTGCTGGCACAAAGGAAAGCTACAATGTTTTAAATGCAAAAGATACGGGCATCTGGAAAAGAATTGTAGATCCCAAATGGACGAAGAAGACATGGCACATTTGATCGAGGGAGAACCACTTCTGTAG